The Psychrobacillus sp. FSL K6-4046 DNA window GTACCTTTTTTAGGAATGTTCACCTTGCCTGTTTTCAGTATGTTAGGAGCTCTTGCAACGATGCTCACCGTAATCACCTTCGCGAAGCTTGTTGATCGAGCGATGAAAATGGAAACGATTATTTTAACAGGTATTATCTTTAGCTCGTTTCTCGGCTCTGTTATTTCCTTAATGATTGCATTAACAGGGGAAGAGCTAAGGCAAATAATTGGTTGGCTCCTTGGAAGCGTCTCTATGCGTGGCTGGAGCTATGTTCAAATGGCATTACCTTTTATAATAATTGGTTCACTTTTATTATGGTTAAACCGTAGGGAGCTAAATGCAATGCTGTTTGGAGAAGAACGAGCACAGCATTTAGGTGTGGAAGTGAAGAAACGTAAAATGATGATACTAATAGGTGGGTCTATGCTTACTGGGACGGCTGTAGCTGTATCCGGTACGATTGGATTCGTGGGGTTGGTTGTTCCTCATATGACGAGGCTGCTATTTGGCTCCGATAACAGGCATGTACTTCCCTTAAGCTTCATAAACGGAGCTTCGTTATTAATCATTTGTGATCTTGTGTCACGTACCATTATATCTCCAACAGAGCTTCCAATAGGTGTCATCACTGCCTTTATTGGCGCACCAGTATTTGCATTTATCTTCTTCCGACAACGTAAAAAAGGAGCTGCATAGCATGCTAGAGATCAAAAACATTTCTGGTGGTTACAATCAAAAACTAGTCGTGCATGACGTATCCTTCCAGGTATCTAAAGGAGAGATGCTAGGAATATTAGGTCCAAATGGCAGCGGGAAATCTACCCTTTTAAAATTGATGAGTGGCATACTTACCCCTGCATCAGGAGAAGTAATGATTGAAGGTAAGCAACTAAAATCCTATTCCTCAAAGGAGCTTGCGAAAAGGCTGGCCGTTTTGCCGCAGCTGCACAATCAAGCTTTTTCACATACCGTTCGAGATACGGTTTCACTCGGTCGTTACCCTCACCAGTCGGGCTGGTTTTCAACATGGTCGCAAGAGGACGAGGTAGCGACACAGGAAGCAATGAGGCTAACTGCTATCGACAAATATGAAAAGCATTTACTAGAGCTTCTATCAGGAGGAGAACAGCAGCGGGTGTTTGTAGCACAGGCATTGGCTCAGCAGGCTCCCATATTGCTGTTAGATGAGCCGACCAATCACTTGGATATTGCTCATCAAAAACAACTTCTAGATACGATTAAGACACAAGCAATTGAGAATGGTATTACGGTTATAAGCATTTTTCATGATATTAACCTTGCATCGCTTTACTGTGACAGGCTTTTATTGATGGACCAAGGGAGGATTAAAGTAATTGGAGAACCGCATGAGGTAGTAAAAAAGAGTTTAGTGGAAACGGTTTATGAAGCCAGAGTTAGCACTAGTCCTCATCCAGAACGTCCTAAACCACAAATAACCATTTTGCCAGACGTAAAGGAAAAACAAGACGATAAACCAATTACAGTGTCCAATTTTCAAGTAACGGATGATTATGTTCTCTTCCGAGCAGAAAATCAATTAAAGACGTGGTCATCTGCAGTCATTAATGCAGGAAGTGGCTGGTATAGAAACTTTGTCAATCGAAGAGTGGATGCGAGCTACCATTGTGATAACGTTCAGGAGGAAATGATAGAATACCTTGCTACCGAAGGATTATCAGAGGCAGATACGGTAGGTATGATGACAGCGGTCAAAACTACGGACGCTATCATAAAAGAGTACAAAACACCTCTTGGTAATCTAGTCGTAATGGTAACTGCGGGGGTTGGAAATGCAGTGGATGTCTCTAGAGCGCATGAGGTTGAAATGTTTCCTTCTGTAGGTACGATCAATACATGGATTGTTATTAATGGTGAGCTAGCAGAGGAGGCATTTATTCAATCAGTTATCACTGCAACGGAGGCTAAAACGAAAGCGATGGCTCATGAACAAGTGAGGGATTCAAGAACTGGTACACTTGCGACCGGTACCTCGACAGATAGCGTCCTAATTGCTGCTACACAAAAAGGCACTCCTATTGAATACGCAGGTCCTATAACAGAGATCGGTAAAAAGATTGGGCAAGGTGTATTTGAATGTACAGTGGAGGCTATTCAGATATACAAAAAGGCAAAGGGATGGGTGTAAGATGGCATCTCATATGATAGCAATAGCAATTGGTCTTCTGCTAGATCGATTAATAGGAGATCCTCCTAATTGGCCTCATCCAGTCCGTTGGATCGGTACGCTTATTTCATGGCTAACCAAGCAATTAAACAAAGGTAGTAAGAGGAAGCTTAAAGGGCTGATCCTAGTCCTAGTTATAGTGGGCATATCATTTAGCGTTGCTCTAGTGCTTGTAACCGTTGCTTATTCTATTCAAATTGTTTTAGGAATTGCGCTAGAAAGTATACTTATTGCTTCTGGCCTCGCCCAAAAAAGCTTGAAGAACGCTGCAATGGATGTATACAAGCCTTTGATAGAGGGGGATTTACCTAATGCAAGGGTTAAGCTTTCATGGATTGTAGGAAGAGACACGGAATATTTGGACGAGGAGGAAATAACTAGAGGGGTAGTAGAAACCGTCTCTGAGAATATAAGTGATGGAGTTACTGCACCTCTATTTTTTGCCTTCTTATTTGGCGCTCCTGGTCTGTGGGCATATAAAGCAATCAATACTTTAGATTCCATGGTTGGCTATAAAAATGAACAGTTCGAGGAGTTTGGTTATACAGCAGCAAAGTTAGATGATGTTGCGAATTATATCCCGAGTCGATTAACTGGGTTGGCCATTATGCTGGGAGGAAGAAAGGAAGCAGCCATTCCCTTGAAGGAGAGAATGAAGGGCTGGTGGATGGATGCTAAGAAGCATCCGAGTCCCAATAGTGGCTTTTTAGAAGCAGCCACTGCCTATCAATTAGGCATACAGTTAGGCGGAAGAAATACATATAAAGGAGTCGCTTCCAATCGTGCATTGATGGGAATTCGTAAGGTTCCTTTAAGTGCGAGACATATATTAGGAGCGATTTCCCATTTACACACAGCCGTCTTTCTTTTCTGGCTTGGAATGACGGGGATAGGAGGTTTAATACTTGTCGTTACCTAGCCACGGAGCAAATGCTCACCAATTATATCAACGTCTAAACATTCCAATACCTGAGATGGTCATTGATTTTAGCGAAAATGTGAATCCACTAGGTCCCCCCAATTTTGTGAGGGAGCAGTGGGAATCCTATGCAAATCTAATAACGAAATACCCAGATCCCTATGGAGAGCCATTCTTAAGCGCGGCTGCAATGTATCATGATGTGAGTTTAAAACAAATACTCATTGGCAATGGTGCAGCTGAGATATTTGCAAGCATTGCCATTCGCTATCAGCATAAAAAAGTAGTGATAATTCATCCGACATTCTCTGAATACGAGGCTACGATCAGACCATATGGGGTAGTAATCAAGGAGATTATAGCAATAAGTTCGCTGCCGATGAATGAGGTGCTTAGTGCCGTAGAAAACGCAGATGTTCTGTATATATGCAGACCAAATAATCCTACAGGCTATCTGGTACCCTTAGAGGAAATCATACAGATAGCGACTGCTGCAAAAAGGCATGATTGTGATTTAGTATTGGATGAGGCTTTCTTAGATTTTATAGAGGAACAGGAATCTTTTATTCCGTATTTAAGTGATTTTCCTAATGTTATCGTTGTCCGTTCAATGACTAAGATGTATGCAATTCCAGGGCTACGACTCGGCTATGCAGTAGCGGGGAAAGCAACAATAGATGATATTCGTTCAAGGCTGCCTCACTGGAATAGTAATGCATTGGCAACTACGATTGGTGCACAGTGCTTCAAGGAAGAGGAGTATAGACAGCATGCTATTCATTTTGCGCGAAAGGCACGAACGGACTTCACCCAATTTTTAGAGGGGCTTAATTGTAGAGTGCTACCATCTCAAACAAATTTTCTTTGCTTTCAGCTTCCCGACCCTGTTCAGTCGAAGGATTTTTTTGAATATTTACTAGCTAAAGGCTGCGTGCTCCGACATACGGAAAACTTTAAAGGACTAGATGGTAATTGGTTTAGAGTAGGGATGAAGAAAGAAGATGACATGCAGTACTTGAAAAAGGAGTTGACCACATGGTTCGAGGAAAGCTTGTCTTTATAACAGGGGGAGTGCGGAGTGGGAAAAGCCACTTTGCGGAGCAATACCTGATGAACGAGCAGGCTCCTCGTAATATATACGTTGCTTCAGGTGTAGCAACAGACAGAGAAATGGAACAAAGAATTGCACATCACCAAAGAGATCGGGAAAATTATCCGGTAAACTGGATTACGATTGAGCAACCGAGATATTTGGAGAAACTAGTGCCAGCAATCAAGGAAACAGATGGAATCCTTTGGGACTGTGTCACGACTTGGCTAGCAAACGAGCTTTATGTTAGTGACATGGAAAAGGTGGAAAAGAGGCTATTTGAAACAATCGACCGATTGTTAGAAAAGGTAAAGGTCATGGTCGTTGTATCCAATGAAGTACTAGATGAACAACTTTCTAGCTATGAAAGTGTGCTTCTCTATCAGCAGTGGATTGGTCGTATTCATCAAAAGTTAGTTGCTAAAGCCGATGTTGCATACGAAATGGAGTATGGATTAGGACATCAGTGGAAATGAGGTGGAATGATGAATAGCCTGTTATTGGCACTTCAATTCTTTACCATTATTCCGGTTAAAAAAAATCTGCCGATGGAAAAAAGAGAAATAACTGGGATGTATACTTTTTTTCCTTTGGTAGGAGTTGGCATTGGAGCAGTCGCTAGTTTGGCTCTCTATTTTGAATGGAGCCCCTTAATGACTGCATTTGTGATTGTCAGTCTGGGAATCCTACTGTCAGGAGGACTCCATATGGACGGCTTTATCGATACTTCAGATGCTTTTTTTTCCTATAGAGATTTAAAAAAGCGAATGGAAATTTTAGATGACCCTCGAGTTGGTGCTTTTGGTGTGATCGCTATTGTTTTGCTGATTGTAGGTAAAGTAATCATCATAGCCGAGGTGTTGTCTTCTGAAAGTTTTCATTGGATATTTATAGTGATTATTCCTGTCTTATCACGCATAGTTCTTGTGGCGCTATTTAGTACTACAGTAAATGCTAAAGAGAGCGGTCTGGCCCATTTCTTTAAGCAAAGGATTCATATTCCACTACTATTATCGTTAACAGCATGCTCATTGTTTATAGCCATTTGTTTAATTGGTCTAACGACGTATTGGCTTATTGCGATTACAATCTTAAGTGTGTTAGTCGTATTTAGCTGTGTATATCGTAGCTGGACGTTAAAGAATTTCGGGGGCATTACGGGTGACTTACTCGGTGCCAGCCTAGAGCTGACGGAGGTTATTTTATGGATGACTTTTTTACTGTTACTCTCATAAGACATCTTCCGACGAAAGGGAATGTTAACAAAAGATATATTGGTTGGACGGATGAGCCCATTATTTCTGATCTTAAGACCGTCCGAAAAATAGGGAAAGCTACAGAAGTGTTTGGGAGTGATTTACTTCGATGCCGCCAGACTGCCAATATAATTTTTGGAGATATTCCATATATTGAAAGTACTAATCTCAGAGAGTGCTCCTTTGGTAGCTGGGAAGAAAAAACATACGAGGAATTGAAGCATGAAGCAAAGTACCAGGCGTGGCTAGACGATTATGAATGTATTGCCCCACCAGGAGGGGAATCTCTACGACAGCTAGAAGTAAGGGTAACAAGTGGGTTTTGTGATGTTATAACTAGCTCTAATCATCCAATTATAATTACTCACGGTGGGCCTATTCGAGCATTGTTAAGTAAATTTGTAAATGACTCTAAAAAGTTTTGGGATTGGGATGTGCCCCATGGAAGCATGTATACACTGTGTTGGAAAGATAGACAAGAAGTACTGGAGGGAAAGCATTGCACGTCATATTCGGTGGAGCATTTAATGGAAAAAGAGCTTTTGTAGAAAAAAAGCTAGCTGGACGTCATGTTCAATGGATTGATGCAGGTGAAGAACTTCCTACTACATTATTTCTCGATAAAGAAATACTGGTGATAACAGGATTTGAGACCCTACAACAAGATCAGCTAAATATATGGTTTACGCATTTAAAGAAATGGGATGCGGAAAAAGAGGTTTATGTGATTGCTACTGAAATTGGAAGAGGGATTGTTCCGATGGAGGCTAGTATGCGGAAGCTTAGGGATGATGTGGGAAGATTTTATCAGCAGCTTTTTGCTGTTGCAGAGAGTGTTACACGTATTTGGTATGGTATTCCACAAACTATAAAGGGAGATGTTCACAATGAAAATTTACACTAAAACAGGTGACAAGGGACAAACAGGATTAATCGGAGGCAGAACAGATAAAGACGATATTCGAGTAGAGGCATACGGAACAATTGACGAAGTAAACTCATTTATAGGAAAAGCAGTGACAGAGCTAGACCCAACCAAATTTGCAGATCTTCTAGAGGATTTGGAAACGATTCAGCACGAGCTATTTGACTGTGGTGGAGATCTAGCAAACGTATCTAATCGCAGAATCTATAAAATGACAGATGAGGCAATCGAGGCAATGGAAAAACGCATTGATGTATTAGTAGAAGAAGGCCCAGTATTAGAGCGATTTATCCTTCCGGGAGGAACTCCAGCTGCGGCGACGCTTCATATTGCGCGTACTATTACACGTCGTGCAGAGCGATTAACTGTGACGTTATCTAAAACGCAAGAGGATGTACCTTCCGTTGTACAGCGTTACTTAAATCGTTTATCGGATTATTTATTTGCAGCAGCTCGTGTGGCAAACGTGCGGGAAAACGTAAGTGATGTTGAATACGTAAGAAGCGCAAAAGTGTTTAAAAACGTTGGAAGCGAGAAAAAAGAAGGGGAGTAATCTATATGAAGCTTCGACTATTAACACTTGCAGCCATGTTCGCAGCTCTTTGTGCAATTGGAGCGTTGATCAAGATTCCAGTGGGGATTGGAAGTGCGGCACTAGATACAGTGCCTGCACTTATTTCCGCTCTTTTTTTACCGCCAATGTATGCAGGAGCGGCTTCTTTAGTAGGTCATTTAGTCTCTTCCTTATCAGCTGGGTTCCCACTAGGTCCATTACATATCATCATAGCCCTGGAGATGTTTGTCATTCTATTTGTTTTTACAAAGCTCCATCAAAAGGGATATCACTTTTGGAAATGGGTTTTCTTTATCTTTGCAAATAGTGTGCTAGCCACTTTACCTTTCTACTGGATTATTTCACCTGCGTTCTTCATAGGTGCTTTACCGGGTATCACGCTGGCAACTATACTTAATGCTTCCATTGCTATGATTGTTTCTCCTGTTGTTGAAAAGGTAATCGAACGAGTGAAGACACATGCGTAATGCTATATTATTGCCAAATGGAATAGTACTAACCACGGATAATTCGGCAGCGATAGGTGAAAAGGAAAACGATGTGGTGTCTATATCAGATGAGGCAGTAGCCTACTTTGCCGCTCGAGTCTCTATCTTGGAGCAGTGGGCAGCTAGCGCGTACCCACAAACGATAGTGGTTCATAATTTTTCAGGGAATGACAGCTGGAACAAGTATATAAAAGGAATAAAGAAATTGTTTAATGAGATTGCAGAGGAATGTCCAACCATTACAGGTAGCAGCGAAACGAATATAGAAACCATGCAATCAGCCGTGGCTATTACGATGCTTGGTCAGCAACAGCTAAAACACGATCAAGATGTTCAATGGTATGCCTACGGAAAGCCATGTGTAGGGGAAGAGGTTATTAAAGAAGCAGACAAAATCGCAGACTTAAAAAAAGTTTGGGAGGCAATGAGGTCTGGATTGGTTCATGCTGTTTGGCCGGTCGGCTCTAAAGGAATAGCAGATGAATGTAAGCAACTAAAGCTCGAGTGCGATATGAAAGGCTGGGAAGTCCAAAAATCTGCAGGTCCAGCAACGACGGTACTAGTAGGTATTAATAGGGAGAGACAGCAGGAAGCAAAACTATACTTTGGCGAATACTTTCAAGCAATCATTTAGCTTACTTAGCCTTATAAAAAGCAGTCCATTTCCTAGTTGGAACAGACTGCTTTTTTTAGTGATTATAATATTACCCCTGAGATACATATGATGAATACCTTCATCCCCTGAGATCTTTATAAATAATTCCACATCATTTAATGTAAAAGTTCTTTCAAACCTAACTATATCTCCAATCTTTAAAGACATATAATCTCCCCCTTAAAAGAATATTATATTACTTGTATAGCCAAGTCTTACTGGATGGTACAACTCGTAAAATCTAATGGAAATGAAGCTATTTTTCTCGTCTTACGATTTTGGTATCTTTATCACTCCCAATTGAGGTATATTAAGAGACCGGTATCACCTTCAAAAGAAAGTTTCCGTAGAGCTTCAAGATGAGTTAATTTCTAGTACTCACTGCCGATAAAAGGAGGGTGATTACTATAGAAACATGGATTTTACGTTTATAGACACGAAAATGTAAAAGGAGATCAATTGAATGTTTGAAAATTATTTGGAAGAGGATATGGTCGTCATTCAAGGTGACTATGCTACTTCTGTTGTTATATTGTCCATTTTAATAGCCGTAATAGCCTCATATTCAGCCTTGACGATGAATGGAAGAGCGCAAAGGATTGGGTTTTTTCATCGAAATCTATGGTTAATGTTTGCTTCTATTGCTATGGGATTTGGAATATGGTCTATGCATTTTGTTGGGATGAGTGCATTCTCCTTGCCTGTCCATATGACATACAATGTTACACTGACTGTTTTATCTATTGTGCCAGCAATGGTAGCATCGTTTATTGCCTTTTATTTATCTAACCTGCCGAAAAGAGGGCTTTGGGTTTATATCCTAGCTGGAGTTTCGATGGGAGCTGGTATCTCTACTATGCATTATATGGGAATGTATGCCATGAAAATGGATATCTTTTATTCTTATAACTACTTAATATTTATAGTTTCTATTGGTATATCAGTGGCAATCTCGATGTTAGCCGTCTATATTTTTTCAAACCTGCAACTTTATATGAAAAATCGTTGGATTCAATTATCAACTGCTCTAATTATGGGTTTAGCAGTGTCTAGTATGCATTATACGGGTATGTCAGCAGTCACTTTTTATGTGCCTAGTGATTTTCATGCACACGCACTAGCACATGACATGGGGAATATAGGTGGTTTAGTTATCATTGTCACTGCAGGAATGGCGTTACTGCTTGGTATACTTTTTTTATTGGGTCAAATAGATCGTTATGTGGCGTACCACACGAATTTTTTTGATTCCTTTACAAAACTACCAAACCGGCGACTATTTGAGCAAGATCTTCGAAAGCATTTATTTCCGGAGTACTTAATCATATGGCAGCTTCATGGATTAGAGGAGCTCAATAAAGAATATAGTTATCAATTCGTTGATGAAGTGATTAAGCTAACAGCTCAAAGATTTCAAACAATGCGACCTCCATCCTCTGAACTATATAGAATTGAAGAGAACCGCTTCGCTTTTTTGATGAAGGATGTTAAGGAAAGCTCACATGTAAAAGAAGCTATGCAGAGAATTTCTGAATATCTACAAACGCCATTCTTTATTGATGGGGAAAAAATATATCTTTCTTCCGTTTGTGCAGTTGCAGAAGCTAACAATAAAACCGAGGCAGCAACCTTGTATGCTAACGCTTTAGCTGTTATCCGCCACTCCTCTACTAAGTTTGAAAATGAGGTAATATTCTTTGATCCAGCAATTCACACACATGCTTTTGAGCGTGAGATAGTGGATGGAATTGGTCGTGCCATTAAGATGGGGGAACTGTTCTTAGTCTATCAGCCGAAAGTTTCTCTTAAAGGGAATCAGGTGGAAGGGTTAGAAACCTTACTCAGATGGAACCACCCCATTCATGGGTTACTATCCCCGGCCTTGTTTATTCCTATACTCGAAGCACATAATCGAATGGAGAGAGTTACGGACTGGATAATTGAGGAAGTCTGTAAACAAATCGCAAGTTGGAGGGAAGAGGGGATCTCTTTTGGGCAACTTTCTATTAATATACCTGGAGACTATGTAACCTCACCAAAACTTCTCCAAGTACTCCAAGCTAATATGCGGAATTATGAGGTGTTAGCCTCTCAGCTGGAGCTTGAAATAACGGAAACGAGCTTTGTCAGAAACATAGAAAAAGCAATCCAAGCTGTCATCGCTTTTCGAAAGGAAGGGCTATCCGTAGCTTTAGATGATTTTGGCACAGGTGTTTCTTCTTTGTCCTATTTAAAAAAAATGCCTATTTCCACGTTAAAGATAGACAAGTCTTTTATAGATGAAATTCCGACATCAGAAAAGGATTCATCCATACTGGAAGCAATGATTGGGCTTGGTCAATCGCTAAAACTAACGATTGTGTTTGAAGGCGTAGAAACGAAGGAGCAAATAGAGTTCCTACGAAACACTTGCATCAAGCCGGTTGTACAAGGATATTATTACTCAAAGCCACAATCCAGTGAAGAAATAGTGTTGTGGAATCAAGTCCACTTAGCGACATCTAAAGGATTGGCATAGAAAGCATCGAGTGAGACTCGATGCTTTTTTCAAATTAGGAAAAGATAAGTTTTAGTGGCTAATCGATTCCGCTTTAAAAAGATGGGAGTTATTTCTGAGAAAGGCTAGTTTTTTTTAACACCTGATGGATATTAGAAAAGCTATCAAGAATATAATCCGCATGGATCAGCTCAGCTTCCTGTGAAAAATCAAACCGTACACCAATAGAGAGTAGATTGTTATCTGAAGCAGCCTTAATATCTGAGGAACGGTCCCCAACTACATACCCTCGCTTTACTCCATTCTCTTTCATGACTAACGACACTAATTCAGATTTATTCCCAGATTCAACTAAATCAATGCTATACATATCTTTTATCCACCTATTTAGAGTGTAATGCTCCATAATTGCCTCTAGATAGGCAGTTTGTCCATTACTTGCAATATACATGGGAAAATCCTTTGCAAGGTCCGCTAGAGTAGATTCTACACCCTCATATAATGCACCTCGATCGTTTTGAATCTGTTCGATAAGAGCCATTTGAAACAATTGATTACTCTCCTCACGAACTGCATCGCTATGAGCTGGACATAAAGTTTCCCAAACAACGGGTAAAGGTACCCCCATAATCTCTCTGTATGTGTCAATCGGAGTTTCGCCGCTCCACAGGCCTTTATTTCGCAGTTGCTCAAAAGTAGCCTCAAGAGCAGGCTCTAATATTAGGTTTGTTTGAAACAACGTGCCATCCATATCAAAAATAATTGCTCGATCCATTGGAACACATCCTTCCATTTAGTATTGATTACTAATCATGATCATTTCACCTTGATAATGACGCCGATTAGCATTGCTAAGATGCTTAATAGGTTAGGTTATCTAAAGCGTTATATTCGGAGTAGCGCCTATAAGTAATACACCATTAAGATTAAATCTGATTAATGTGAGGGGGGTCCTCTTTTATGGGGAGGTTTTGTGAGGTTATGGGCCATCTCAAGACTTTTATGGGTCACTTCTTCTAGATTTATGGGACGTTTCTTATAAGATTATGGGACACAGTATAACTTTAATGGGCGCTTTGAGAGTTTATGGGCCATCTCAAGACTTTTATGGGTCACTTCTTCTAGGTTTATGGGACGTTTCTTATAAGGTTATGGGACACATTAAAGACTTTTACGGGCGCTTTCCGAGTTTATGGGCCATATCAAGACTTTTATGGGTCACTACTTCTAGGTTTATGGGACGTTTCTTATAAGGTTATGGGACACATTAAAGACTTTTACGGGCGCTTTCTGAGTTTATGGGCCATCTCAAGACTTTTATGGGTCACTACTTCTAGATTTATGGGACGTTTCTTATAAGGTTATGGGACACATTAAAGACTTTTACGGGCGCTTTCTGAGTTTATGGGCCATCTCAAGACTTTTACGGGTCACTTCTTCTAGATTTATGGGACATTTCTTATAAGATTATGGGACACATTATACCTTTAATGGGCGCTTTGCGAGTTTATGGGCCATCTCAAGACTTTTATGGGTCACTTCTTCTAGGTTTATGGGACGTTTCTTATAAGATGATGGGACACATTATACCTTTTATGGGCGCTTTGCGAGTTTAGGTCACATTACTACTCTCTAATATTGCAGCATGCTTGGTGATTGAAGCGACAGGCGGCGACTCCTGGGGGAACAGCACGAGGGAGAGACTACAGGCTCGATCCGTGCCCCCAGGAAAGCGCCCGCCGAAAGCGAAAATCTGTGATTTCTAAATCTACTTAGATGTGAAGGTTATTATTAATCATTTATGTAAAACTCGATCCCAATATCTAAAATCCTTTCCCCATCCTATATGATTGAAGCGACAGGCGGCGACTCCTGGGGGAACAGCACGAGGGAGAGACTACAGGCTCGATCCGTGCCCCCAGGAAAGCGCCCGCCGAAAGCGAAAATCTGTGATTTCTAAATCTACTTAACAATGCGAGTTTCATTATTAAATTTATATCTATAATTCCTAAATACCATCTGCATTTAATATAATACTTTAACGCAAAGCCTAGAAGATTAAATTATTTTAAAAAAATAACATTTTTGAAAAGAATATATATTTCCCTATTGACTGAATGCTCATTCAGTTTTAATATTGTATTAATTCATATAATTCTATTATAATGTTATTCTATTAGTAATTAGGCACATCTTAGAGGGGGAAAAGGAATGAATCCATTGTTAATCGCAAACTGGGTGTTATTCATAGGTGTTGTACTGTATGCGGTATATCTATTTGTATATCTACTACGAACGAGATACGCATACATTAAATTGGGGAAAAAAGTTGAGTTTGAAGATAATGTGAAGGAAAGACTTCGCAAAATCTGGGTGTATGTATTTGGGCAAAAGAAATTATTAAAAGACAAGAAGAGTGGATCTATTCACGTCATGTTCTTTTATGGATTTATCTTAGTACAATTTGGAGCAATTGATTTTATCTGGAAGGGACTAGCACCTGATTCACATTTACCGCTAGGACCACTATATCCAGCATTTACATTCTTCCAAGAAATCGTAACATTAGTTATTTTAGTAGCAGTAATCTGGGCATTCTACCGCCGTTACGTAGAAAAGCTAGTTCGTTTAAAACGTGGATGGAAAAATGGCCTAGTACTGATTTTCATCGGTGGACTAATGGTGTCTGTATTAGTCGGTAACGGTATGGGAATGATTTGGCATGGACATGAGGCAACCTGGAGTGAGCCTGTAGCATCTGCTGTTGCAACCGTTTTCCAAGGGATACCTGAGGCAGCCGCAATCACTGTATTCTTTGTTATGTGGTGGATTCACTTATTGTTCCTATTATCATTCTTAGTTTATATACCACAATCTAAGCATTTCCATTTAATTACTGGACCTGCAAACGTATATTTTCACCGTCTAGATAAAG harbors:
- a CDS encoding histidine phosphatase family protein; this translates as MDDFFTVTLIRHLPTKGNVNKRYIGWTDEPIISDLKTVRKIGKATEVFGSDLLRCRQTANIIFGDIPYIESTNLRECSFGSWEEKTYEELKHEAKYQAWLDDYECIAPPGGESLRQLEVRVTSGFCDVITSSNHPIIITHGGPIRALLSKFVNDSKKFWDWDVPHGSMYTLCWKDRQEVLEGKHCTSYSVEHLMEKELL
- a CDS encoding aminotransferase class I/II-fold pyridoxal phosphate-dependent enzyme, which produces MSLPSHGANAHQLYQRLNIPIPEMVIDFSENVNPLGPPNFVREQWESYANLITKYPDPYGEPFLSAAAMYHDVSLKQILIGNGAAEIFASIAIRYQHKKVVIIHPTFSEYEATIRPYGVVIKEIIAISSLPMNEVLSAVENADVLYICRPNNPTGYLVPLEEIIQIATAAKRHDCDLVLDEAFLDFIEEQESFIPYLSDFPNVIVVRSMTKMYAIPGLRLGYAVAGKATIDDIRSRLPHWNSNALATTIGAQCFKEEEYRQHAIHFARKARTDFTQFLEGLNCRVLPSQTNFLCFQLPDPVQSKDFFEYLLAKGCVLRHTENFKGLDGNWFRVGMKKEDDMQYLKKELTTWFEESLSL
- a CDS encoding bifunctional adenosylcobinamide kinase/adenosylcobinamide-phosphate guanylyltransferase; protein product: MVRGKLVFITGGVRSGKSHFAEQYLMNEQAPRNIYVASGVATDREMEQRIAHHQRDRENYPVNWITIEQPRYLEKLVPAIKETDGILWDCVTTWLANELYVSDMEKVEKRLFETIDRLLEKVKVMVVVSNEVLDEQLSSYESVLLYQQWIGRIHQKLVAKADVAYEMEYGLGHQWK
- a CDS encoding iron ABC transporter permease encodes the protein MSKSMIGYTLSLATLIVAIWLGVSVGSVKVPISTLWDTGTDAIATNIVWKIRMPRVILAGLVGASLAIAGAAFQSLLKNPLADPYTLGVSSGASVGAVTTLFFGISVPFLGMFTLPVFSMLGALATMLTVITFAKLVDRAMKMETIILTGIIFSSFLGSVISLMIALTGEELRQIIGWLLGSVSMRGWSYVQMALPFIIIGSLLLWLNRRELNAMLFGEERAQHLGVEVKKRKMMILIGGSMLTGTAVAVSGTIGFVGLVVPHMTRLLFGSDNRHVLPLSFINGASLLIICDLVSRTIISPTELPIGVITAFIGAPVFAFIFFRQRKKGAA
- a CDS encoding heme ABC transporter ATP-binding protein, whose product is MLEIKNISGGYNQKLVVHDVSFQVSKGEMLGILGPNGSGKSTLLKLMSGILTPASGEVMIEGKQLKSYSSKELAKRLAVLPQLHNQAFSHTVRDTVSLGRYPHQSGWFSTWSQEDEVATQEAMRLTAIDKYEKHLLELLSGGEQQRVFVAQALAQQAPILLLDEPTNHLDIAHQKQLLDTIKTQAIENGITVISIFHDINLASLYCDRLLLMDQGRIKVIGEPHEVVKKSLVETVYEARVSTSPHPERPKPQITILPDVKEKQDDKPITVSNFQVTDDYVLFRAENQLKTWSSAVINAGSGWYRNFVNRRVDASYHCDNVQEEMIEYLATEGLSEADTVGMMTAVKTTDAIIKEYKTPLGNLVVMVTAGVGNAVDVSRAHEVEMFPSVGTINTWIVINGELAEEAFIQSVITATEAKTKAMAHEQVRDSRTGTLATGTSTDSVLIAATQKGTPIEYAGPITEIGKKIGQGVFECTVEAIQIYKKAKGWV
- the cobS gene encoding adenosylcobinamide-GDP ribazoletransferase, producing MMNSLLLALQFFTIIPVKKNLPMEKREITGMYTFFPLVGVGIGAVASLALYFEWSPLMTAFVIVSLGILLSGGLHMDGFIDTSDAFFSYRDLKKRMEILDDPRVGAFGVIAIVLLIVGKVIIIAEVLSSESFHWIFIVIIPVLSRIVLVALFSTTVNAKESGLAHFFKQRIHIPLLLSLTACSLFIAICLIGLTTYWLIAITILSVLVVFSCVYRSWTLKNFGGITGDLLGASLELTEVILWMTFLLLLS
- the cbiB gene encoding adenosylcobinamide-phosphate synthase CbiB, producing MASHMIAIAIGLLLDRLIGDPPNWPHPVRWIGTLISWLTKQLNKGSKRKLKGLILVLVIVGISFSVALVLVTVAYSIQIVLGIALESILIASGLAQKSLKNAAMDVYKPLIEGDLPNARVKLSWIVGRDTEYLDEEEITRGVVETVSENISDGVTAPLFFAFLFGAPGLWAYKAINTLDSMVGYKNEQFEEFGYTAAKLDDVANYIPSRLTGLAIMLGGRKEAAIPLKERMKGWWMDAKKHPSPNSGFLEAATAYQLGIQLGGRNTYKGVASNRALMGIRKVPLSARHILGAISHLHTAVFLFWLGMTGIGGLILVVT